The following DNA comes from Sphingomonas flavescens.
CGTGAGGGAGAGGATCGAGCGCGATCTCGTCGGCCCGATCGCGAAGATCATCGGTGCGCCGGACGCCAAGGGCCGTGCCCGAGCGCTCCTAGCCGTACTTTTGGGCGTGAAGGTGGTCGACGCGATCATGGCTGCCGACAGCCTTGCGGTGCAGGAGAAAGATCGATTCCGCGCCCGGCTCGAGCGCCTGTTTAGCGCGGCCATCGCCGAGAACTGATCGACGCTGCTTGGCGCTATGGGATGCGATTGGTTCGTTTCGAACGATTTATTCCCCGCAATCTGCCATTCATTTGACTGATTAATGTGATTGAAATGGCTGGAATTCAGGGCGAAGCTGGCCTTACTAAGGATAGCAATTTAGGGTGTGGCGACCCAGCTCGGGAGTGCCGCATGTTGAGCGGAGTGAGATTTTCCTTGGACGATCCGGACGGGACGCGCGGTAGGCGCGCAGGGCCGATCGGCCTGGTTCCATTCGACGACGACGTGACCGCTCGGGTTCGCAAGTTGAACGCGGGTCAGCTTGCTTGCCTTCGCCTTGTCGACCGCCATTGGAGCTCGAAGGAAATCGCCGCCGAGCTCGGCATTTCCCCGCACACCGTGGACCAACGGATTCGCCAGGCCCTTGCAACGCTTGGCGTGGAGCGGCGCACGCAGGCAGCCCGCCTCGTCGCTCAGCATGTTCCGGCTCCCGAGGGGGAATATCAGCGATTGATACATCAATCGCCGCACATTCCCGACCAGATCGAAACCGATCAACCAGAAGCCACGGTCAGTATTCAGATTCGGCACGCTGACCGTGCAGGGGAGGTCGGAGACGCTGGTTTCCTAACCGAGCAGAGGCCCGCTTCATTCCGGTCTTCCCTGCAACCGCCGTTCGCGACGAGGAGCAATCCCCGGAATGAGATGAGCGCTGGCCAGCGGCTGTTTTGGGTCGCGACCATCGCAATAGGATCGGCCTTTTCGGCGGGCATGTATCTCGCCGGACTCGAAAGCCTGGCGCG
Coding sequences within:
- a CDS encoding helix-turn-helix transcriptional regulator; protein product: MRFSLDDPDGTRGRRAGPIGLVPFDDDVTARVRKLNAGQLACLRLVDRHWSSKEIAAELGISPHTVDQRIRQALATLGVERRTQAARLVAQHVPAPEGEYQRLIHQSPHIPDQIETDQPEATVSIQIRHADRAGEVGDAGFLTEQRPASFRSSLQPPFATRSNPRNEMSAGQRLFWVATIAIGSAFSAGMYLAGLESLARLLKG